From Methanoculleus thermophilus, the proteins below share one genomic window:
- a CDS encoding ATP-grasp domain-containing protein has protein sequence MIHIVPKPTDTPEDNSTGAVMRELEKAGARYRVLNLDAIDPLDTGIQDELIWVCGIRQDGHQFETLNVLSLDNRVVNTPESIVTCASKVMTSALLLRHGIRTPETAYIRSEEQAQKFLLRHGKVVYKPVYGYDGNGIRLVTTPDDLGPGPWYLQEYIPNDRDFRVFVLGGEAVGAITRVSDSLTHNIHQGGIGTPVPIDEEMRTVAEASASAIGIDYCGVDLLRDREGYTVLEVNGTPNWHCMAAPIPSLLAAYLIQCERTMRA, from the coding sequence ATGATCCACATCGTACCAAAACCGACCGATACGCCGGAAGATAACTCGACCGGTGCTGTTATGCGGGAACTGGAGAAAGCCGGTGCGCGATACCGTGTCCTCAATCTCGACGCAATCGATCCCCTTGATACGGGGATTCAGGACGAACTTATATGGGTCTGCGGAATCCGCCAGGATGGTCACCAATTCGAGACGCTAAACGTGCTCTCGCTCGATAATCGCGTGGTCAACACGCCCGAGAGTATTGTTACCTGCGCATCGAAGGTGATGACGTCTGCCCTTCTTCTGCGCCATGGGATAAGAACGCCGGAGACCGCATACATACGCTCGGAGGAACAGGCGCAAAAATTCCTTCTGCGGCATGGAAAAGTGGTGTATAAGCCGGTTTATGGGTATGACGGGAATGGGATCCGGCTCGTGACGACGCCGGACGATCTCGGGCCGGGGCCCTGGTATTTACAGGAGTACATTCCCAATGACCGGGACTTCCGCGTTTTTGTCCTCGGGGGAGAGGCCGTTGGCGCAATAACCAGGGTATCCGATAGCCTGACGCACAATATTCACCAGGGCGGGATCGGCACACCTGTTCCGATCGATGAGGAGATGCGCACCGTTGCTGAGGCTTCGGCATCGGCAATCGGGATTGACTACTGTGGTGTTGATCTGCTGCGGGACAGGGAGGGCTATACGGTTCTTGAAGTGAACGGGACGCCGAACTGGCACTGCATGGCCGCACCCATCCCGAGCCTGCTCGCCGCGTACCTCATCCAATGTGAGCGCACGATGCGGGCCTGA
- a CDS encoding UPF0058 family protein produces the protein MHKDELIALHGILTEIKDFFEMTNPELKFSQYYALKIEPSQVHKSKMEHKYAIFVLRTELANAMKDVEFSSSGRISARMKELAEKTLKEIEYLQ, from the coding sequence ATGCACAAGGATGAGTTAATAGCCTTACATGGGATTCTTACAGAGATTAAGGATTTTTTTGAGATGACGAATCCAGAGTTAAAATTCTCGCAGTATTATGCGCTGAAGATTGAGCCGTCTCAGGTGCATAAAAGCAAAATGGAACATAAATATGCAATATTCGTGCTCAGAACGGAACTTGCGAACGCCATGAAGGATGTGGAGTTCTCGTCATCCGGGAGGATCTCTGCCCGGATGAAGGAACTTGCAGAGAAGACTCTCAAAGAGATCGAGTATCTCCAGTAA